In a single window of the Pseudopipra pipra isolate bDixPip1 chromosome Z, bDixPip1.hap1, whole genome shotgun sequence genome:
- the CKMT2 gene encoding creatine kinase S-type, mitochondrial: protein MAGTFCRLLAGRASTALFAAAGTGVLTTGYLLNQQNVKAAVQEKRKLYPPSADYPDLRKHNNCMAECLTPGIYSRLRDKMTPNGYTLDQCIQTGVDNPGHPFIKTVGMVAGDEESYEVFAEIFDPVIKSRHNGYDPRTMKHHTDLDASKITHGQFDERYVLSSRVRTGRSIRGLSLPPACTRAERREVENVVVTALSGLRGDLSGKYYSLTSMTEREQQQLIDDHFLFDKPVSPLLTCAGMARDWPDARGIWHNNEKTFLIWINEEDHTRVISMEKGGNMKRVFERFCRGLKEVERLIKERGWEFMWNERLGYVLTCPSNLGTGLRAGVHVKLPRLSKDPRFPKILENLRLQKRGTGGVDTAAVADVYDISNLDRLGRSEVELVQIVIDGVNYLVDCEKKLERGQDIKVPPPLPQFVRK from the exons ATGGCTGGCACCTTCTGCCGTCTGCTGGCCGGCCGTGCCTCCACTGCGCTGTTTGCAGCCGCGGGCACAGGGGTGCTGACCACGGGCTACCTCCTAAACCAGCAGAATGTGAAGGCTGCTGtgcaggagaagaggaagctctATCCTCCAAG CGCGGACTATCCTGACCTGCGCAAGCACAACAACTGTATGGCCGAGTGCCTCACCCCCGGCATCTACTCCCGGCTTCGGGACAAGATGACCCCCAATGGGTACACCTTGGACCAGTGCATCCAAACTGGGGTGGACAACCCTGGCCATCCTTTTATTAAGACGGTGGGAATGGTGGCAGGGGATGAGGAGTCCTACGAG GTGTTTGCTGAGATTTTTGACCCTGTCATTAAATCGAGACATAATGGCTATGATCCACGGACAATGaagcatcacactgacctgGATGCATCCAAG ATCACCCATGGGCAGTTCGACGAGCGCTATGTGCTCTCCTCGCGGGTGCGGACTGGGCGCAGCATCCGTGGGCTCAGCCTCCCTCCCGCCTGCACCCGGGCGGAGCGCAGGGAGGTGGAGAACGTCGTGGTCACTGCACTGTCTGGGCTCCGGGGGGACCTCTCAGGCAAGTACTACAGCCTGACCAGCATGACTGagcgggagcagcagcagctcatcGAC GATCATTTTCTCTTTGACAAGCCAGTGTCCCCCTTGCTAACATGTGCTGGGATGGCACGTGACTGGCCAGATGCCAGAGGAATCTG GCATAACAATGAGAAGACATTTCTCATCTGGATTAATGAAGAGGACCACACCAGGGTGATCTCCATGGAGAAGGGTGGCAACATGAAGCGGGTGTTTGAGAGGTTCTGCCGTGGTTTAAAAGAG GTGGAGAGATTAATTAAGGAACGTGGCTGGGAGTTTATGTGGAATGAGCGTCTCGGGTATGTCCTGACCTGTCCTTCCAACCTGGGCACTGGTCTGAGAGCTGGAGTCCATGTGaagctgcccaggctgagcaaG GACCCCAGGTTTCCCAAAATCCTGGAGAACCTGCGCCTGCAGAAGCGCGGCACTGGTGGAGTAGACACAGCAGCCGTGGCTGATGTGTATGATATCTCTAACCTGGACCGCCTCGGCCGCTCAGAG GTGGAGCTAGTCCAGATTGTCATTGACGGGGTCAATTACCTCGTTGACTGTGagaagaaactggaaagaggTCAAGACATCAAGGTGCCACCTCCGCTGCCTCAGTTTGTCAGGAAATGA
- the ZCCHC9 gene encoding zinc finger CCHC domain-containing protein 9, whose product MTRWARRNIPPGARALDATPWEEMGGPGKDEEEEKERRKRRKKKEYVSEDVNGFLAHRKQQQQQKEEEEEALRKDWRRKSRRVRRQERRKNAMVCFHCREPGHGVADCPAVLESQDMGTGICYRCGSTEHDISKCRAKVDPASGPFPYAKCFICGEMGHLSRSCPDNPKGLYAEGGGCKLCGSVEHFKKDCPEKQNAEQLTVGRWVSGMSADHEEVTEAPKLQKPKAKVPKVVTF is encoded by the exons ATGACCCGCTGGGCGCGGCGGAACATCCCGCCCGGGGCGAGGGCGCTGGACGCGACCCCCTGGGAAGAGATGGGGGGGCCGGgaaaggatgaggaggaggagaaggagaggaggaagaggaggaagaagaaggagtATGTGAGCGAGGACGTGAACGGGTTCTTGGCGCACcggaagcagcagcagcagcagaaggaggaggaggaggaggcactgAGGAAGGACTGGCGGCGGAAGAgcaggagggtgaggaggcaggagagaaggaagaacgCCATG GTGTGTTTCCACTGCAGAGAACCTGGGCACGGCGTGGCTGACTGTCCTGCAGTCCTTGAAAGCCAAGACATGGGGACGGGCATCTGCTACCGGTGTGGATCCACGGAACATGACATCAGCAAATGCAGAGCCAAAGTGGATCCAGCCAGTG GGCCATTTCCATATGCAAAATGTTTCATCTGTGGTGAGATGGGGCACCTGTCAAGGTCGTGTCCGGATAATCCCAAAGGACTGTATGCTGAAG GTGGGGGCTGCAAACTTTGTGGCTCTGTGGAGCACTTCAAAAAGGACTGCCCAGAGAAACAGAACGCAG agcagctgacaGTTGGGCGGTGGGTCTCTGGAATGAGTGCGGACCATGAGGAAGTCACTGAAGCACCAAAGCTGCAGAAGCCAAAAGCCAAAGTACCCAAAGTTGTGACTTTTTGA